The genomic window GCAACGAACAGGATATGCGTTTCATGGGAGGATTGAAAAAATACATTCCTCTTACGCATGCTACTTTCCTGATCGGAACCCTTGCTATTTCAGGATTCCCTCTTCTATCGGGGATGATCTCAAAAGACGAAATTCTGGTAGCTGCCTTTGCTAAAAACCCGATCTATTGGGTAATGTTATTTATTTTAGCGGCAGTTACGGCAACTTATATGTTCAGACTGTATTATCTTACTTTCCACGGGGAGTTCAGAGGTACGGAAGAACAGAAACATCATCTGCATGAAAGCCCGTCTAATATGACGCTGCCTTTGATCGTACTGGCTATCTTTTCCGTAGTAGGCGGTTTTATCAACCTTCCTCACTTCATCGGACATGGTCATTACGCCAAATTAATGGAATGGCTTAAGCCGGTGCTTACTGAGGAGAGCTACAACCAGATGGAAGCTACCCTTTCGGGAGTTCCTTTCGGTACTGAAATGATTCTTTTAGGCGCAACGGTTTTAATGTTCTTCTGTGTTTGGTTTTTTGTTAAAAATACATACGTCAACAAGAAAAAGCAGGCCTTGCCGGAAGAAATGTACACCGGATGGGAAAAACTGTCTGCCAAGAAATTATATGTTGACGAACTTTACAATGCGATTATTGTAAAAACTGTTGAAGGATTAGGACGCGGAGGAAGAATGTTTGATAAAGGAATTCTTGACCGTTTTGTAGACTTCGTAGGCGACGGCGCTGAAGACAGCGGAAGAGCCATGAAGCGTATCCAGAACGGAAATGTGGAGAACTATATTCTTATCATGTCTTTGGCGGTGGGAATTATATTAATTGTTAACTTTTTATTACAATAATAATGTCGGGTTTGTTATTAACATTATTGCTATTACCTCTGGTAGGTTCGGGATTAGTTTTTGCCTGGAAAAACAATTCCAGCAAATATTTGGCACTGGGAATTGCGTTGGTACAGATGCTCGTTACCTTCTACATTGCAGCGGATTTTGATTTTAATCCGACGGTAGACAGCGTATTGCAGCACGAGATCAATTACCCTTGGTCACAGTTTATGAAGAGCTCTCTTCACTTCGGGATCGATGGGATGAGCCTTCTTCTTTTATTGCTGACGAATATTTTAACGCCGATTATTATTCTATCTTCTTTCAATGAAAATGTAAGCTACAGAAATACATTCTACGGACTGATTCTGATGATGCAGTTCGGGTTGGTAGGTGTTTTCACATCGCTGGACGGATTGCTGTTCTACATTTTCTGGGAAGTAACCTTGATTCCGATCTGGTTTATTGCCGGGCTTTGGGGTCAGGAAAATAAAAGACTTGAATTCACAACGAAGTTCTTCGTCTATACCTTTGTAGGATCATTATTTATGTTAGCCGGATTGATCTATGTGTACAACCACTCTGCATCATTCGCGCTTACGGACTTATATAATGCCCAGCTGAACGAAACGCAGCAAACGGTGGTATTCTGGTTTATCTTCTTTGCTTTTGCAGTGAAGTTACCGGTATTCCCTTTCCACACCTGGCAGCCGGATACCTATACGTATTCACCGACTCAGGGATCGATGCTTCTATCGGGGATCATGCTAAAAATGGCGATTTACGGGGTGATGCGTTATTTACTGCCGATCACACCGCTTCCTATTGCTGGGATTTCGGGGCAGATCGTAATTATTCTGGCTATCGTAGGAATTGTTCACGGTGCTTTAATCGCGATCATCCAGACCGATATGAAGAAGATCATTGCTTATTCTTCTTTCTCCCACGTAGGACTGATGGTGGCGGGTATTTTTGCTTCTGCCGTAATTTCCCTGAGAGGAACGTTCAACATCGAAGGAGCTGAAGGAGCTTTGGTACAGACTTTTGCCCACGGTATCAACGTGGTGGGTCTGTTCTACTGCTGTGATATTTTATATAAGAGATTTAAATCGAGAGACATCCGACAGATGGGAGGGCTTGCAAAAGTAGCACCGAAATTTGCCGTATTGTTCCTGATCATCATTCTGGGTTCAATGGGCGTTCCATTGACCAACGGATTTATCGGAGAATTTATCTTGTTGAAATCTGTGTATGATTTTAACGGGTTAGCAGCAGTAATCGCTGGTCTTACGGTAATCCTTGCCGCAGTCTATCTGTTGAGATTCTACGGAAAGGCGATGTTCGGACAAGGTGATGAAGCCGTATTGAGTACAGCAAAAGACCTTTCGGCAGTAGAATTCTCGGTATTGGCCAGTTTAGCGGTTTTTGTGATCGTATTCGGTATTTTCCCGCAGCCGATCATCGAGATGGTGAATAGTTCGTTGAAGTTTATCTACCAATCAATGGTAAGCTAATTTGATATTTTAAAAAATGAGTGTTTTAATTATTGTTTTCCTAACGGCAGTTGTTGCGTTATTTTCAGGAGTTTTTGAACAAGGGAAATTCGCAAGATACATTGGGATTTTGGGATTAATCATCGCATTATGGGTAAGTTTTATGCCGGAACTTTCGTTCTTCGGACAGTACAGGCATATGTATGACTATACCGAAAATACGGCGCTGTTCACTAAAATATCAATCGTAACGACTTTATTGTTGTTCTTTTTGGGAGGGTTTGCCTTCAGCAACCACAGAAGCCACCAATCGGAACTGTACGCTTTGATGCTTTTTGCTCTTTGCGGTGGGATCATCCTTTTCGGATACCAAAACCTGGTAACGCTGTTCCTGGGAGTGGAAATTCTTTCGATTCCTTTATATGTAATGGCCGGAGCCAACAAAACGGATCTGAGATCTAACGAAGCTTCGATTAAATATTTCTTAATGGGTGCATTTGCGACAGGTTTCTTACTGTTTGGTATTGCATTCATCTACGGAAGTACAGGAAGTTTCGATTTATATAAAATCCAGGATTTCGGAGTTTCGAATCCTAAAGATGTGATGTTTATTCTTGGGGTGTTGCTTATTCTATGTGCTCTGGCATTTAAAGTAGCATTGGCACCTTTCCACATGTGGAGCCCTGACGTATATTACGGAGCACCTTCACTGATCACAGCCTTTATGGCAAGTGTGGTGAAGATCTCAGGATTTTTTGCCCTGTTCAGACTGATGACTATCGGATTTGGAGGAGTAACGGCAGAATGGATCAACGTTTTCGGGGTATTCCTGATCATTACTTTACTATTGGCGAATGTAATGGGTCTTGCCCAGACCAACGCCAAAAGAATGCTGGCTTACTCTTCGGTTTCCCACGCGGGATACATCGGATTGGTATTCTTCGGAATGACGAGCCTTTCCACTTATAACCTGGCATTCTACCTGTTTGCTTATGCTTTATCAACCGTAGGGGTTTTCATGTGCCTGATCTATGTTGAAAAACTGAAAAGAGAAACATCTTTCGGAGCTTTCAAAGGATTGGCAAAAACAGAACCTCTGCTTGCAACGGCAGCAGCAATTTCCATGCTTTCCATGGCAGGGATTCCTTTAACAGCCGGTTTCATGGGTAAATTTGCCTTGTTTTCCCAGGCAATGAACTCCAATCACGGGGTATTCCTGGTATTGGTCGCGGTATTAGGCTCCGCCCTTTCTATTGCTTATTATTTAAGACTGATCATTTCCATGTTCTTCTTTAAAGAAAGCTCATTCAAATCTTCTGAAAAGGTAACCCTTACTTATAATATTGTAGCGGTATTTGTTATTGCTTCGATTATTGTATTGGGTGTGTTCCCGGATCTATTTGCAAGACAGTTCGGATTATAAAATATTTTATAAATCCTCACCATATAAAAGCACAGCCTTCAGGGTTGTGCTTTTTTTCTTACAAATCCGAAAGACAGAAAAAGATTTCGAATACAATAAAAGCTTAGTTTAAATAAATACGTTTTACTTCAACGTTGTGCATGAGCCTGAAAACTTTATTGGGACTTTTTTTAAGCTAAAACTCTTATTCAAAGCTCCGGATTCGTCCTACCAATCATAGTTTTTTCATACCTTTACTTTAAATTTCAGCTTTGTCGGACCTCTATAAAAAAGACACTCCCTTTCAGGTTTATATTTCATTCAAAAAATATTTGGATGTATTGGAACATATCCGGTACAACGACCGCCTGGAGTACCGCGTCAATTATGCTGAATCCCTGATTGAAAAAACAAAAAACTTCCGCGAACTGAGGGACGGGTTCGAGGATACCCGCT from Chryseobacterium sp. SORGH_AS_0447 includes these protein-coding regions:
- a CDS encoding NuoM family protein, which produces MSGLLLTLLLLPLVGSGLVFAWKNNSSKYLALGIALVQMLVTFYIAADFDFNPTVDSVLQHEINYPWSQFMKSSLHFGIDGMSLLLLLLTNILTPIIILSSFNENVSYRNTFYGLILMMQFGLVGVFTSLDGLLFYIFWEVTLIPIWFIAGLWGQENKRLEFTTKFFVYTFVGSLFMLAGLIYVYNHSASFALTDLYNAQLNETQQTVVFWFIFFAFAVKLPVFPFHTWQPDTYTYSPTQGSMLLSGIMLKMAIYGVMRYLLPITPLPIAGISGQIVIILAIVGIVHGALIAIIQTDMKKIIAYSSFSHVGLMVAGIFASAVISLRGTFNIEGAEGALVQTFAHGINVVGLFYCCDILYKRFKSRDIRQMGGLAKVAPKFAVLFLIIILGSMGVPLTNGFIGEFILLKSVYDFNGLAAVIAGLTVILAAVYLLRFYGKAMFGQGDEAVLSTAKDLSAVEFSVLASLAVFVIVFGIFPQPIIEMVNSSLKFIYQSMVS
- a CDS encoding NADH-quinone oxidoreductase subunit N, coding for MSVLIIVFLTAVVALFSGVFEQGKFARYIGILGLIIALWVSFMPELSFFGQYRHMYDYTENTALFTKISIVTTLLLFFLGGFAFSNHRSHQSELYALMLFALCGGIILFGYQNLVTLFLGVEILSIPLYVMAGANKTDLRSNEASIKYFLMGAFATGFLLFGIAFIYGSTGSFDLYKIQDFGVSNPKDVMFILGVLLILCALAFKVALAPFHMWSPDVYYGAPSLITAFMASVVKISGFFALFRLMTIGFGGVTAEWINVFGVFLIITLLLANVMGLAQTNAKRMLAYSSVSHAGYIGLVFFGMTSLSTYNLAFYLFAYALSTVGVFMCLIYVEKLKRETSFGAFKGLAKTEPLLATAAAISMLSMAGIPLTAGFMGKFALFSQAMNSNHGVFLVLVAVLGSALSIAYYLRLIISMFFFKESSFKSSEKVTLTYNIVAVFVIASIIVLGVFPDLFARQFGL